aattgtcAAAAGATAACGCATTGTATATATGTAGAAGATTATTGGATAAACCAAATTGTTTAATTAGAAACATATTCAATTGATTGGACCAGCCGATTAGGTTCTGTTTAAATTCAGaaagtatttcattttattattataattttattaaatttttatataaaatataataaacaattcaatatttttaaattttaaaataatattaatattaaaaaataatattttaacaaaattttatttaacttttatatttcatctaaaattatctcatttcatctctaaTCTAAACCAACGAATGTTGTAACTATTTTAGTGGTTGCAGGCTTGACATTATTTTTGGAGATTAGTTGACTCAGTCTCAATATTCATCaagttttattatgtataagtaaagtcgcatattaatttacatatcaatattgatttcttcatattcaaaatttaaattaatattatttttaataaaatatatttttgactaattacattaaattaatatatatattaattcgtAATTATGCTTATAACTAGATTCTTTTCATATCTATCCATATGCGTCCGGAGATGTCAAGGAAATGGATATGTTGGGCTTACAGCAGACGCAAACTTTCATCGTCTTTACGATAAGTCATAAACAAGCACCTACGTTGCTTGTGGAGGCAGCAAGTTCAGTACCAGCACTTAGTTCTATCactaatttattaagttttttgAATGCGACCAAGTTGTAAAAGTCcaatacgtacgtacgtagacCCTTTGAATATTGTCATATATTACACATGCAATCGTAATGTGCAGAGTGAAATAGAGTCGCAGCTTGCATGCACTGACATTGATTAATTGCCTCTGATCTCCTTTCAGCAGTTTCTGATTAGCTATCAGATCAGAAAAGGCAAGCTATGAACATCAAGATTGCCAGAAAGGATTACGGTCTTTATTCTCTTTGGTAAAGAAGGATCAGTTGTTGCTTTAGCTGGAGACTCAtatagcataatatatatatatatatatatatatatatatatatatatatatcaccatGAAATTCTATTTTTAGTGGAAGTACTAGCTCAACAAGTTTGGCATACGctcttttgagagagagagagagagtcaattTGAGCATGGGTAAAGAAGAAGTTTCCAAAAAGGATTAGTGAAAAAGACATTAAAGATTGCAGCTGAGCACCAAGAACTGAATAGAAATACCAACAACCAGTACCTTCTGAGATGGATGTTTTTAAACTTTCTAACAAGTTTGTTACCTCACCGAGAGAATGGCATGAAGGGTGTTAGTGCGAACGTAAAGGTGAAAATTCTTGACTCCCATCCAACGCAAGAGAAAATTGTTGTTTGATTCTAAGCAGGTGGGGAACTTTAGAGAACCTTTTTATGAGTCTATTACACAAAATTTCTCTTTGGTATATATGGTATGGCCAAAGTGGTAGGATACTCCATGAATGGCTCTGGCTCTTTCCAGACATGCTTAACTTGCTCGTAAATCTTTCTGCTTTTGGTGACAAAGTTAGCCATACATTTACGTAAGATGTTTAAAGGGACCTAATTATCTCTTGCGATAAAGAAGTTAATGACACAAGGCAAATCATGTATGGATGAAAACAACTGAACAGTAAGAATTAGATAAGGGCCTGCCGAGCCGAGCTCAATGCTTGTACTTGTAAACCGATTGGGGCAGAAGTATGTAAAATGAATTCAGATGggatgataaaatgagatgaaaattaattaaattattattcacttattaaaaaaaagaaaaaagaattagaTGAGGGGCCCTTTGGGAATTACATTATTCTAACGAATCTGTCTGTCTCACATGCTGCCGCCTGATCccatttcaaaatattcaaatcccAATGTCATTGAAATGAAATCAAACCATCAACACCAAGCACCTAATCTAAACCTGAGAAAGATTCAAgctttttcattatttaatagTTTCTTACATATTGATTTTCGGTATTAGAATATTATCAACCATTAGTTTAGTTCCTTTCTGGATCACCCATTTTCCTGCTCGTTCAAGCAACGGCTCTGATACACTGTACGTTAGCTTTCATTGCAATCCATGGTCCCACTCTCGACCTCTCTCTGTTTTATGCTTAAAAATGGCCAACAAGAACCAAAACGAGCCTCCATTTCCCAACAACAACCTCACAACCGCAAAGCCTCCTTCAAATGTAAGTTTTGATTTACTCTTTCGTAACTTATAGTCATAATTCCAAAACCTGGGTTCAAGCTTCTCGAATTTTTCATTAATggattgcttttgtttttctcttttgggtTAGACTGTTATTCTTAGATTTTCTATTTGgtggaatttcttttggggTTTTTCAGAAGTGGTGCGTTGGTGATGAGAAAATGGTTGGGACGGCAAACAATGGGAGGAGCAGGCAAGCGTTTTCGGTCGTGAATGGAGGGCAAGATCTCGGCCCGAACAGTGCTCCGGCTAGCAATGCAGGTTCAGAGTGTGGAGGGATTGAGTTGACCAGAGAGGAAGTTGAAGCACTGTTGAATGAGAAACCAAAAAGGAAGGATAGATTCAATCTTAAGGTTAGGGGGGATTTTAGTATTGAGGTCGTcgtgttaaaaaaatgtttcctctttctctctcttctctttaaCTGCTGttcttttattggattttgaaccTTGTTGCatcaaatttatttctttttgaatgGTTGGATTTCTAGGAAAGATGTGATAACATGGTGGAGTACATTAAGAGGCTCAAATTATGCATCAAATGGTTCCAAGAGCTTGAAGGACACTACATATTTGAGCAAGAGAAGCTGCTGAACGCGCTGGAGTCAGCCAAACAAAATTGTGATGAAATGGGTATACGATtgatttcttttgtttcattgagttctattttaattttcttgatgACATAAATAGATAGATTTGTTTGATTTTAGAGGTACTGATGAAAAACAAGGAAGAAGAACTGAATTCAATTATCTTGGAGCTAAGAAAGAGTTACGCTTCTTTACAAGATAAATTTATGAAGGAAGAATTGGATAAGTTGGTAAGTACGGCCGAAATGCTATAGTCATGAAGTTCTTGTTTGAATGAGTGCTGTTTATAAACTATAAAATGTTTTGAATTCCAAAATCAGGCTGCAATGGACTCtcttacaaaagaaaaagaggctAGACTTAATTTTGAGAGGACACAAGCTTCTCTTTCGGAAGAGCTTGCCAGAGCTCAACGAGAGCTTTTAAGTGCTAATCAGAAGGTAAAACAGAAAACGTTTCTCTGACCTTGTCCTTCCCCTTTTAGTTATATTTATTGAAGTACTGTTATTAAATGTTTGCGTTTGGGTTTGCTGAATTATGCAGATATCATCGCTTAATGATATGTACAGGCGCTTACAGGATTACAACACAAGCTTACAGCAGTACAATGGTAAACTGCACACGGACCTTTCTACAGTTGAGGATGAGCTTAAGCGTGTAGAGAAAGACAAGGCTACTATAGTTGAAAACCTCAGCATGTTAAGGGGTCAACTTACTTTGTCCAGAGTGAGATTCTTTTTCCTACGGACAATTATCCATTGCATAAGGCATATAACTTCTTTTCGTTTGATGAACAATGACTTATCTTATGGTAAGACTGTAAGAGTACATGGCTGGTACGTCATGAGATTGCCAAAGAACTTGGTGTGACAATCGTTTAACCAAGGAAATGGTGCATTCTTTTGTGAAAGAACCAACTTTAACACTGCTGATAGATTGCGTGTGTTGAAATTTTTTAGAAACCTCATAGACAACTAGGCTCTGATCCTAAGTATCACTTTTATCAGACTAGTGCAAGATTGGGAAGTGGAATTGGTCCCTGTGCTTCTCAACCTACTTTATTCCACTTAGGTTTATAAAACATTGGGATTATAAAACGAGATGAatcattgaagaagaaaaatgtaTGAAGTCAAATCTTTTTATCAAATGTTACACCCTGCAGCTAGACCTTCCTTTCCttggaaaattataaatttatatgacaGAGTAAGTCTCCCATAAGAGTGTCATTCTGTGTATGGACGATAACATTAGGGAAGATCTTAACTACGTATGAACAGGCATAAATGGTGATGGGCTAGTGTTATATGTGCAAGAAGAGGAAAGAAACTCTTGATCATTTGTTGTCTCATTGTAAGGTGGCTAGGGCCTTGAGGGTCTCAGTATTCTGGCTTCTTGAGATTGAGTAGGTGATACCTCAAAGGGTGGTGGGGTTATTGGCTGGCTCAGAGAGGTAAAATGGAATGCAATTTCCCCGTAGAGGCATGGGGATGAATCATTTGTACTTAATGCAGAGTATTTGGAAGGAATGTGACACTCACCACTTAGAAGATTGCAAAGGATGCTATTAGAGTTAAAAACCTCTATGCGCAATTGAGAAAGAATGCTCACAACAATGATcacttttcttcttttgtagttattttttacttgaTTTCTCCTTCTTTGCTTTAATGAGGTGTTTTCCTTTGTACACTCCGTGTGTACTTAGGTTGCACCCTAgctatttttaatgaaatttggtATCTTtacttatatgtatataaaaaatgtCACAATAGTTCAAGCTGCTAGGATGTAGACCCACAATGCTCATCAAGATCACAAATATACTGACAATAATAGTTGTTTTATGAAAGCTTGTCTtaggaaaaattttgaaaatatttggaaGTTATCTGTGTTATGTTCTGATCGAGGTTGTTGtaaatataacaaatatgtgGAGGAAATTTTGCATAGAAAATATGGCAGATAGTTTTTGATATGTAAAGGTTTTACTTTGGAATGTGTAGCTAAAATAAATGAGCAAGTCCCCTCAATAATTTTAGGTTGAAGAGTGAAATTTCTCATTCCTTCTtacttcaatttttatttttatggttgcttttataattttattatgaaaaGGAATTTGATGTTTATAGGCTTCTCAAGATGAGGCTATAAAGCAAAAGGATGCTTTGGTGAATGAGGTTGCTTTTCTTAGGGTGGAGCTACACCAAGTGAGAGATGATCGTGATCGCTTGCTGTCACAAGTGCAGATTTTAACAACTGATGCCACGAAATATAAAGAGTCTACAGAAAAATATAGTGTCGAGTTGGACATCCTGACAACAAAAGTGAATCAATTAGAGGTTGATCTTCCTGTTTCAGTAACATCATTCgttttattgtttattaatATCTTAGGGCTTTACTCTTAAAAAGACAGGGTTGTGAGACGTAGGGTTTCTTTTACAGATGACGTGTTCATCACAAAATAACCAAATAGTGGTTCTGAAGAACCAGCTATCTACTGCAGAGGAGAAATTGCAGGTAATGATATAAAGTCGAGCAAACATTTGTTGTCATGGGAATTTTATTGTATTAGGAATATGTGCCATATGGTTTTTGGAACTAAAGGCATGAACCATTTGATCATGTTGGTAGATTTATAACTATGACcaaattttctctctttctagGTTTCTGATTCATCTGCAGTTGAGACAAGAACTGAATTTGAAGGGCAAAAGAAACTCATAAATGAATTACAAAATCGCCTGGCAGATGCGGAATTCAAACTTGTGGAAGGAGAGATGCTAcgtaaaaaattacataatactATATTGGTAATGTTCTTTTGcgacaatctttttttttttttttttttaatatcggGGGGAACCTTTCCAAGGTAGGGCCCTTCAGACCCACAATTGCagagtaaaccccggtcccgtaATTAAATGCGAAAATCTTTATATTAGCAGCAATATGTATGACTTACTAAACTGCTTATGTTGTAGGAACTAAAAGGGAACATTCGAGTATTCTGCAGAGTGCGGCCTATTTTGCCTGATGATGGTATTACCACAGAAGGAAAGGTTCTCTCTTATCCCACTTCGGTAGAAGCTCTTGGACGGGGAATTGATGTGGTGCAAAATGGTACATTCTTTGGAGGAGAAATATTGGACTATTTGTTTTTTCTCCTCATAATATTGATTACTTGAAATATTCAAATCAGGTCTTGAAAATTAAGAACTCATGTAAGTATATATTGTAATCAGGGCAAAAACATTCCTTCACATTTGACAAAGTTTTTATGCCTGACACAAGACAAGATGATATTTTTGTCGAAATCTCACAGCTCGTACAAAGCGCTCTCGATGGTTATAAGGTGATTTATGAAGCTCCATCTCGTTTAATGTTGAAGTCAAAATTTGTGTACTTATATAAAGAATAGTATCTTAAATTGAATTAGTCGtaataacttaaactttaaGTTGGATAGTCAACTATGGAAAAGCATCGTGGTTCTCAATAATGTGTTGTTTGTGTCTGATTAGAATTCTGGGAACTAACAAGCAAGCAAAAAGGCCACTAAAAATACTTCAACATCCCATCAATTCTATTATACTTACAGAACTTTACTCATAAACTTCAGAAGCGGGTCTTAAAATTGGAACTTCATTAGTCAGTGATTAgtagttagaatttttttaaacatgtatCTCTTTGAATCCCAGTCTACTTTGCTAGTATAATGTACACTAGATATAATTTCCACCATATTTGCCTTAAGAAATAGTTGGTGCTTTTGTGTTTCAGGTTTGCATTTTTGCCTATGGTCAAACTGGTTCTGGCAAAACTTATACCATGATG
This Carya illinoinensis cultivar Pawnee chromosome 11, C.illinoinensisPawnee_v1, whole genome shotgun sequence DNA region includes the following protein-coding sequences:
- the LOC122282046 gene encoding kinesin-like protein KIN-14N isoform X1 — encoded protein: MANKNQNEPPFPNNNLTTAKPPSNKWCVGDEKMVGTANNGRSRQAFSVVNGGQDLGPNSAPASNAGSECGGIELTREEVEALLNEKPKRKDRFNLKERCDNMVEYIKRLKLCIKWFQELEGHYIFEQEKLLNALESAKQNCDEMEVLMKNKEEELNSIILELRKSYASLQDKFMKEELDKLAAMDSLTKEKEARLNFERTQASLSEELARAQRELLSANQKISSLNDMYRRLQDYNTSLQQYNGKLHTDLSTVEDELKRVEKDKATIVENLSMLRGQLTLSRASQDEAIKQKDALVNEVAFLRVELHQVRDDRDRLLSQVQILTTDATKYKESTEKYSVELDILTTKVNQLEMTCSSQNNQIVVLKNQLSTAEEKLQVSDSSAVETRTEFEGQKKLINELQNRLADAEFKLVEGEMLRKKLHNTILELKGNIRVFCRVRPILPDDGITTEGKVLSYPTSVEALGRGIDVVQNGQKHSFTFDKVFMPDTRQDDIFVEISQLVQSALDGYKVCIFAYGQTGSGKTYTMMGRPGHLEQKGLIPRSLEQIFQTRQSLQPQGWKYEMQVSMLEIYNETIRDLLSTNRSSSTENAVSAKQYAIKHDANGNTHVSDLTIVDVRSAKEVSFLLDHAAQSRSVGKTQMNEQSSRSHFVFTLKIFGVNESTEQQVQGVLNLIDLAGSERLSKSGSTGDRLKETQAINKSLSSLSDVIFALAKKEDHIPFRNSKLTYLLQPCLGGDSKTLMFVNISPEPSSAGESLCSLRFAARVNACEIGTPRRQTNMRPSDSRLSYG
- the LOC122282046 gene encoding kinesin-like protein KIN-14N isoform X2 produces the protein MANKNQNEPPFPNNNLTTAKPPSNKWCVGDEKMVGTANNGRSRQAFSVVNGGQDLGPNSAPASNAGSECGGIELTREEVEALLNEKPKRKDRFNLKERCDNMVEYIKRLKLCIKWFQELEGHYIFEQEKLLNALESAKQNCDEMEVLMKNKEEELNSIILELRKSYASLQDKFMKEELDKLAAMDSLTKEKEARLNFERTQASLSEELARAQRELLSANQKISSLNDMYRRLQDYNTSLQQYNGKLHTDLSTVEDELKRVEKDKATIVENLSMLRGQLTLSRASQDEAIKQKDALVNEVAFLRVELHQVRDDRDRLLSQVQILTTDATKYKESTEKYSVELDILTTKVNQLEMTCSSQNNQIVVLKNQLSTAEEKLQVSDSSAVETRTEFEGQKKLINELQNRLADAEFKLVEGEMLRKKLHNTILELKGNIRVFCRVRPILPDDGITTEGKVLSYPTSVEALGRGIDVVQNGQKHSFTFDKVFMPDTRQDDIFVEISQLVQSALDGYKVCIFAYGQTGSGKTYTMMGRPGHLEQKGLIPRSLEQIFQTRQSLQPQGWKYEMQVSMLEIYNETIRDLLSTNRSSSTENAVSAKQYAIKHDANGNTHVSDLTIVDVRSAKEVSFLLDHAAQSRSVGKTQMNEQSSRSHFVFTLKIFGVNESTEQQVQGVLNLIDLAGSERLSKSGSTGDRLKETQAINKSLSSLSDVIFALAKKEDHIPFRNSKLTYLLQTWQHMCELSSQLVTKWRIASRIL